Genomic window (Meiothermus sp. QL-1):
CCACTACCCGCACCGGCCGGGGCTGGGCCCGGGCTGGAGAGCCCAGGCCCCAGGCCAAGGCCGCGGCCAGCAAGGCTCGGCAGGTGCTGCGGCGGTTCATATGAGGGTCAGGCCAGCACGTCTTCGGGGTGCAGGATGGGGGCCTGGGCGCGGGTCTTGAGCACTTCCAGGGCCTCCTGCTCGCTCATCACCGGGTTCTGGAAGCGGATGCCCAGGGCCCGGGTCATCAGGGTGAAGTTGTAGGTGTTGTCGATGAGCCCAACGCGGGCGGTGTGCACGCCGCGCCCATAGACGCCGAAGAGGGTGGGGGTGGCGGTGTGCTGGCCCGAGTTCCAGCCGATGTTGGCCCGGTTGACCCGGTTGGCTTCGGTCTGGCGCATGACCCAGGAGAAGGTGTTGGCGGGCTGGATACCGTAGCGCACCGCATCGGGCAGGTAGGTCCGCTGGGTGACAGCAGCCGCTGCGGCCTGGGCCTGCTCCGGGGTGAGGGCCACCCCTTTCAGGGTGCGGAAGAGCTCGGCGATGGCCTCAGGGGTGGGCTGGTTGCCCAGCCGGGCCTGCATGAACTCGAAGGAGGCCTTCTCGTTCTTGAGGAGGTCGATTCCCTCGCTGCTCAGGCGGTACGAGGGCCCGGTCCCATACAAAGCCGGTGCGCCGCAGCCGTGGTCAGAACCTATGATGAGGAGGGTGTCGGGGTTCTGGTCCACGAAGTTCATCACCACCTCCAGGGCCTCATCGGCGGCCAGGATGTCCCAGAGGGTGGTGGCGGCATCGTTGAGGTGGTTGGCGTGGTCGATGCGGGCCGCCTCCACTTGCAGCACGAAGCCCTTGCTGTGCGCGGCCAACCGGGGCAGGGCGGCGCGGGTCATCTCGGCCAGGCTGGGCACCGCTACGCCCTGGAAGCGGCGGTCGATTTCGTAGGGCACGTGGCTGCTGCTGAACACCCCGAGCAGCTTGGAGGCGTTGGAGGCCTGCAGTTCGGCCAGGGTCCGGACCACCCCGTAGCCCTTGGCCGCGTAGGCCGCGTACATGTCCTTTTTGTCGCGCCGCACCGCGGGGTCGAAGAAGCGCTGCCCGCCCCCCAAGTAGACCTGGGCCCCGAACTCCAGGTACTGCTCCGCAATCTGTTCCTCGGCGTTGCGGTCGGGGTTGGTGACCAGGAAGCCCGCCGGGGTGGCATGGGTCACGGTGGCGGTGGTGACCACCCCCACGGCCTTACCCTGCTGCTTGGCCAGGGCGAAGATGGGGGTGAGCGGGCGCCCATCGATGTGGATGGCCAGGCCGCCGTTTACTGTCTTGACCCCGGTGCTCCAGGCGTTGGAGGCCGCGCTCGACTCGGTGACGAAGCTGGTGAGGCTGTGGGTGTTTTGCAGACCGCTAACCCCGGTGGCCAGGAAGCGCTCCAGGGCCAGTGGGCGGCCTAGCACCCGCCGGGCGTAGAACTGGGCGATGGCGTAGTCCTCCCAGCCCATTCCGTCATAGGCAAAGAAAATCAGGTTGCGCGCGCGGACTAGGATGCCGGGCTGATTGGCCTGGGCGCTTTGAGCCTGGGCCGAGAGGGCCGCCAGGGCCCCGGCGGCTACGCCAGCTTTGAGCAAGTCTCTGCGTTTCACGCTGCATCACCTCCCATTTCAAGGTAGGCCGCTAGGGTCAGCTCGCTGTCACGCTCTCAAAGACCAGGGCGGACTGGGGGTGCCTTGACCTTCTCCTGACCTTGCTTACCTAGATTCAGTCCTGGGAATAGCAACCATTCCCAGGAAACGGCCTAAAGCTATCCCCAAAGGAGGCTTATGATCGAGCTCGAGAAGGAGTACCGTCCGGAGAACCATGTGGGTGGACGCTCCCCCGCGACCTGCCACTGGAAGTGCGGCGATGCTTGTGCTCAGCCCATCCTGAACCAAAGCGAGAACACCTACCTGCGCGATGTGGTGGAGGAGGCTCTGTCCCGCCGGGGGTTCCTGGCGGCGAGCCTGGGTGGGCTTTTCATCCTGGCGGGGGTCTCCAACCTGGCCCGGGCCCAGGGCAGCAGCCTCAGGTTCAAGCCCATTGGCCTTTCCACCGAGGACCGGGTCATTGTGCCCGAGGGCTACACCACCAACGTGGTGATCCGCTGGGGCGACCCCATTGGGCGGGGGGCCCGGCGTTTCAACGTCAACGACTGGGACGCCCGCTCGCAGGAGCAGGCCTTTGGCTACAACTGCGACTACATCTCCTGGCTGCCCCTGCCGGGCTATGCCTCGGGCAACTCGGCCCGGGCCATCCTCTGGGCCAACCACGAGTACACCAACCCCGAGCTGATGTTCCCCGGCTACAAGCAAGGCAGCCCCACCAAGGAGCAGGTGGACATCGAGCTGGCGGCCCACGGGGGAACGGCGGTAGAGGTGCGCCGGGCTAGCGACGGCAGCATCTACTACCTGCCGGTTTCGGTCTACAACCGCCGCATCACCGCCACCACCCCCATGGAGCTCACCGGTCCTGCCGCCGGCCACCCCCTGCTGCAGACCAAGGCCGACCCCACCGGGCGCCGGGTGCTGGGCATGCTCAACAACTGCGCCGGTGGAACCACTCCCTGGGGCACCATCCTGACTGCCGAGGAGAACTTCAACCAGTACTTCGCCGGCCTCAACGCCCTGCCCGACGGGCTGGTCAAGCGCAGCCATGCCCGTTACGGGCTGCCGGGGGGCAACAGCAGCCGGCGCTGGGAGCTCTTCTACGAGCGCTTTGACCTGACCAAGGAGCCCAACGAGCCTTTCCGGCACGGCTGGATCGTGGAGATTGACCCCTACGACCCCACCTCCACCCCCAAGAAGCGCACCGCCCTGGGCCGCTTCAAGCACGAGGGGGCCGAGGCCACCGTGGCCCCCAGCGGTCAGGTGGTGCTCTACATGGGCGATGATGAGCGCTTTGACTACCTGTACAAGTTTGTCACCAAGGGCCGCTTCAACCCCAGCGACCGCAAGGCCAACATGAACCTTCTGGACGAGGGTACGCTCTACGTGGCCCGCTTCAACGCCGACGGCACCGGGGTCTGGCTGCCCCTGGTGCACGGCAACGGTCCCCTGACCGCGGCCAACGGCTTCAACAGCCAGGCCGACGTACTTATCCACACCCGCCTGGCCGCCGACCTGCTGGGTGCCACCAAGATGGACCGGCCCGAGGATGTGGAGCGCAACCCCGTCACGGGTGCGGTCTACGCGGTGATGACCAACAACAGCCGCCGCACCCCGGCCCAGGTAGACGCCGCCAACCCCCGCCCCGACAACCGCCACGGGCACATCATCGAGATTCTGGAGGCTGGCAACGACCCTACCTCCACCACCTTCCGCTGGGCCCTTTTCCTGGTAGCGGGCGAGCCCTCCGACCCCAGCACCTACTTTGCTGGCTTCCCCAAGGACAAGGTCTCGACCTTCTCCTGCCCGGACAACATCACCTTCGACCAAGCCGGCAACATGTGGATTGCCACCGACGGGCAGGACAGCTCGCTGCGCAAGAACGACGGGGTCTTTGCCGTGCCCACCCAGGGTCCCGAGCGCGGCTATGTGCGGCAGTTCATGTCGGCCCCGGTGGGAGCGGAGGTCTGCGGCCCCATCTTTACCCCCGACAACAAGAACTTCTTCGCCGGCATCCAGCACCCGGGCGAGGGGGGCACTTTGGAGAAGCCGGTGAGCACCTGGCCCGATGGCACCAACGTGCCCAGGCCCTCGGTGGTGGCGGTGCGCAAGCTGGACGGGGGCATCATCGGCGGCTAACCACCCCTTCGGACCCTTCCCCGATCGGGGAAGGGGTTCTGTTTATGAAACGGCGCCTGCTCCTCAAGGGGCTGCTGGGGCTTTGGGCGGGCCCGGGCGCGGCGCAGCAGCCACGGGTGAGGGTCGCTGCGGTAAGCCAGTTTCCTGAGGTGGGGAGCTACGTCAACTTCAGCTATCTGAACAGACCGGCCACGGTTATTCGGGTAGCAAAGCCACCCCACATCACCCCGCAATACCTGCAGGCCGGGCCGGATGTATACCTGTCGGGCTACCTGCGCGAGTGCCCCCACAACGGCTGTGAGGTGCGCTTTCACCCTTCAGCGAGCACCCTTTTGGTCTGTTACTGCCACGGAAGTCTGTTCCGCCGGGCCGATGGGCGTTTGGAGGCAGGGGTTGCCGGCGAGGACCTGCCGGGCCTGCGGCTGGAGCTCGAGGGCGAAGATGTTGTGGTGGTAGGTCTGGCAAACCCTGCCTAAGTCGAGCACCATCACGAGCCGCCCACCCCCCCGGCCCTCGTGCACCCGGCCTCGTCAGGGTTCGAGCACCTCCAGCACCCCCAGGCAGGCCCTGCTGCTCATCTCCACCAGCAGCAGGGTCTCGCCAATGGCGGCAAGCGCACCGCAGGGCCGTGCCCCTCCGAGGCCGTAGATAAGGAGGTGGCCCGGCGAGTGCAGAAGGCGGACGCCGCCGGGCTCGGGGGCCAGGCATAGGCGTTCCAGAGCCGGGTCGGCCTGGCCGAGGTCCACCGGCTGCATGAGCACCAGATGCTGGCGGCGGGACTCAGGGCTCGAGCCCAGGTAGTCGAGCCGCGCGCGGGGTTCGGGCACCCCCTCAAAGGCCAGGAAGAGCAGCTCGCCCAAGGGTTTTTGCCCGGCCATGAGCTGTATGGCCTGCCCAAAGGGCACCAGACCCTGGCGGGCGATGGGGGCCCCTTCGACATGCAGTGCGATGGTGGCGGGCTGCCCCAAAAGGCGCAGCCCACCCCGGCCCAATGCGAGGCAGAGGTTGTGCAATACGGGAAGGTTGAGCCTGCGTCCTAGGTCGAAGGGTTTCAGCCCGCCCAGCTCGAGGCTGATCAGGTGCCCATCGAGGGCGCAGAAGGCCTTGCCCCAGCGGGCAGGGGTGGCCTGGCGGGGGGGGACCACGGCCAGCCCCAGCAGGGGCCTGGCCTGGTGGTACACCCAGGCCACCTCATCCCAGGGGAGGATGTCCCCCACCCCCAAAGCTTCCGGCGCTCGCAGGGCAAGGCCTTCAGGTAGCTGCTGCAGCCGGGCCCCCTCGGGGGTGCCCAGAAGCAGGAGGCCCTGGAGCAGAGGGTGGCCCCAGCGCGCCCCCAGATTGGCGGTGCAGCCCGGGGAGAGCTCGAGCGGCCGGGGGACCCCGGAGGGCCTGGGGGCCTCGGTATCGGTAGAGGTAGGAGACCTTTTGGGCCGCCATCCCAGACGGCCCAGGAGGTCTTTGGCCCCTTGCAGCAGCTTGGGATGCTTCATGGCCCCTACCCAGCATACGCCCCGGTGGGCGGCCCGAAGTCAACCCAGGGCTGGGTTAGCTCTCACTCACGCTTCACACGCTTCGCATATGGTTGGCAGCATGAAGCGATGCCTGCCCTTCGCAGTACTGCTGGGCCTAGCCCTCGCGGCCCCCATCGAGGAGGTGGAGATCCGGGGGGCCGACCCGGTGCTGGCCGCCTTGGTGCGGGTGGCCCTGCCTTTTGGGGCGGGGGACGAGCCGGGGGACCTCGAGCAGGCCCGGGCCGCAGTGCTCAACACCGGCTACTTCCGCAACGCGCGGGTCAGCCTGGTGGGCAACCGGCTGGTGGTGGAGGTAACCCCCAACCCCAGCATCGCCAAGGTGGCGGCCACCTCCCGCGTTTTTCCGGAAAGCAGCGTGCTGCGCTACCTCGAGACCGAGCACGCCATTGGGGCGGGTTCAATCTTCAACCCCAAAAGGGCCACCGAGGCGGCGCAGGCCTTGGCCCGCATCTACCGCAACGAGGGCTTTCCCTTCGAGCCCCGCGTCACCCCTGAGGCCAAGGACGTGCCCGAGGGGGTCGAGCTTACCTTCCGCATCGAGGAGAGTCCCGAGCTCAAGTCGGTGGAGCTGGGGGCCGCTACCTACGTGCCCAAGGAGCGCCTGGAGCCCCTTTTCCAGGGGGTGATTGAGGACGGCCGCTTTTCCTTTGAGCGTTACCGCGAAGCCGTGGGTCGTGTTGCCGAAACCTACGCGGCGGCGGGCTTCCGGGGCAGCGGGGTAGACCTGGCCCGCACCGCTTTGTCGGACGGTGTCCTGCGGGTGGCCTTCAGCGAGCTCAAGATAGCCGAGATCAACGCCCAGGGGGTGGACGTGGCCCCGCTGGGGCTCAGGGTGGGCGACCCCTTCAACCTTGACCGGGTCTTAGACGGGGTAAACGCGCTCTCCCGCAGCCTGGGGCGGGTGGTCGAGTTCCGGCCCGAGCGGGTGGGCCAGGATGGGGTGCGGCTTACCTTTCAGCTCGGCGAGCAGCGCTTCGGCACCATCCGGGAGGTGCGCCTCGAGGGAAACACCGCCCTGCCCACCGAGCAGCTTCTGGCCCGCGTGCGCCTCAAGCCTGGCGATGAGTACAACCCCGCCCTGGCCAACGAGGACTTTGCCCGGCTGCTGCGGGAGTACCGCGAGGCCGGTTACGACCTGGTGCCCCAGCCCGAGTTCAGCTTTCGCGACGGGGTGTACGTGCAGCGGCTGCGCGAGCTGCGCATTGCCGGCTACCGCATAGACCCGCCCTTGACCCGCACCGACCCCAGCGTTTTCCTGCGGGAGCTGCCCCCGGTGGGCAGCCTCTTCTCGGTGGCCGCGCTGCGCCAGGGCATCACCAACGTGCTGCGCACCGGCTTGCTGCGCGAGCCGCCCAGCGTGCGGCCCCAGCAGGGGGATAAGCCCGAGGATGTGGTGCTGGTGCTGAGCTTCCGCGAGGCTCAGACCGGGAGCCTGGTGCCGGCCATCGCCTGGAGCAGCCTGACGGGCTGGGAGGGCAGCATCAGCATTGGCGACACCAACCTCTGGGGCTTGGCCCATCAATACAACATCTCCTTGGGGATCAACCCCAACGATGCCGGACAGTTCATCACCTTCAGCGCTTCTTACCGCATTCCCTGGATTTACATCGATTTTGCTGATTTCAAAGAGGTGCGCACCTCCTTCAGCGTCAGCTTCTACAGCCAGCCCCAGGCCAACATCAACTTCCCCCTGCAGCAGCTCTACAACGGTTCGGTCCCCGATCTCAACGGCGACGGGGTCATCGATAGCAACGACACCACCGCCAACTGGCAGTACACCGAGCGCAAGACCGGTCTGAGCTTTTCCATTGCCCGCCCGCTGAGCAAGGACTTCCCCAACCTCAGGCTTTCGGCAGCGCTGGGCTGGGAGTGGAGCATTCCCACCCTGGAGGTCAACGACCCCAACCGCCCCCGCTGCTTGGTACGGGCAAACGATGGGGCCAACACCGCCAACCCCTCGGTGGCCGAGGATACCGCCTGCAGCAACGCGCTTTTGCAGGATGCCCTCAACCGCTTTGAGCAGAGCGTGCGGGAGTACCAGGCCATCACCCTTACCCTGGGGGCCACCTACAGCACCCTGAACAGC
Coding sequences:
- a CDS encoding alkaline phosphatase codes for the protein MKRRDLLKAGVAAGALAALSAQAQSAQANQPGILVRARNLIFFAYDGMGWEDYAIAQFYARRVLGRPLALERFLATGVSGLQNTHSLTSFVTESSAASNAWSTGVKTVNGGLAIHIDGRPLTPIFALAKQQGKAVGVVTTATVTHATPAGFLVTNPDRNAEEQIAEQYLEFGAQVYLGGGQRFFDPAVRRDKKDMYAAYAAKGYGVVRTLAELQASNASKLLGVFSSSHVPYEIDRRFQGVAVPSLAEMTRAALPRLAAHSKGFVLQVEAARIDHANHLNDAATTLWDILAADEALEVVMNFVDQNPDTLLIIGSDHGCGAPALYGTGPSYRLSSEGIDLLKNEKASFEFMQARLGNQPTPEAIAELFRTLKGVALTPEQAQAAAAAVTQRTYLPDAVRYGIQPANTFSWVMRQTEANRVNRANIGWNSGQHTATPTLFGVYGRGVHTARVGLIDNTYNFTLMTRALGIRFQNPVMSEQEALEVLKTRAQAPILHPEDVLA
- a CDS encoding Rieske 2Fe-2S domain-containing protein, with translation MKRRLLLKGLLGLWAGPGAAQQPRVRVAAVSQFPEVGSYVNFSYLNRPATVIRVAKPPHITPQYLQAGPDVYLSGYLRECPHNGCEVRFHPSASTLLVCYCHGSLFRRADGRLEAGVAGEDLPGLRLELEGEDVVVVGLANPA
- a CDS encoding outer membrane protein assembly factor → MKRCLPFAVLLGLALAAPIEEVEIRGADPVLAALVRVALPFGAGDEPGDLEQARAAVLNTGYFRNARVSLVGNRLVVEVTPNPSIAKVAATSRVFPESSVLRYLETEHAIGAGSIFNPKRATEAAQALARIYRNEGFPFEPRVTPEAKDVPEGVELTFRIEESPELKSVELGAATYVPKERLEPLFQGVIEDGRFSFERYREAVGRVAETYAAAGFRGSGVDLARTALSDGVLRVAFSELKIAEINAQGVDVAPLGLRVGDPFNLDRVLDGVNALSRSLGRVVEFRPERVGQDGVRLTFQLGEQRFGTIREVRLEGNTALPTEQLLARVRLKPGDEYNPALANEDFARLLREYREAGYDLVPQPEFSFRDGVYVQRLRELRIAGYRIDPPLTRTDPSVFLRELPPVGSLFSVAALRQGITNVLRTGLLREPPSVRPQQGDKPEDVVLVLSFREAQTGSLVPAIAWSSLTGWEGSISIGDTNLWGLAHQYNISLGINPNDAGQFITFSASYRIPWIYIDFADFKEVRTSFSVSFYSQPQANINFPLQQLYNGSVPDLNGDGVIDSNDTTANWQYTERKTGLSFSIARPLSKDFPNLRLSAALGWEWSIPTLEVNDPNRPRCLVRANDGANTANPSVAEDTACSNALLQDALNRFEQSVREYQAITLTLGATYSTLNSPSFPTQGFSVNLSTGYGITFPKGGDPAQFVPVVLTARQYFQLDQAARQALGLRVSFGTILGTAQDSQKFSLGGNSSDITTLRGYDPRFLDKGTTVLNGTIEYGYDFGLSPTGGTNLYGFVFADFGRLWPATGDLDAFFLGAGVGLQLNLDLLGAVLPPIRLDYGFSQRNPTGRFALRLGVNF
- a CDS encoding PhoX family phosphatase; protein product: MIELEKEYRPENHVGGRSPATCHWKCGDACAQPILNQSENTYLRDVVEEALSRRGFLAASLGGLFILAGVSNLARAQGSSLRFKPIGLSTEDRVIVPEGYTTNVVIRWGDPIGRGARRFNVNDWDARSQEQAFGYNCDYISWLPLPGYASGNSARAILWANHEYTNPELMFPGYKQGSPTKEQVDIELAAHGGTAVEVRRASDGSIYYLPVSVYNRRITATTPMELTGPAAGHPLLQTKADPTGRRVLGMLNNCAGGTTPWGTILTAEENFNQYFAGLNALPDGLVKRSHARYGLPGGNSSRRWELFYERFDLTKEPNEPFRHGWIVEIDPYDPTSTPKKRTALGRFKHEGAEATVAPSGQVVLYMGDDERFDYLYKFVTKGRFNPSDRKANMNLLDEGTLYVARFNADGTGVWLPLVHGNGPLTAANGFNSQADVLIHTRLAADLLGATKMDRPEDVERNPVTGAVYAVMTNNSRRTPAQVDAANPRPDNRHGHIIEILEAGNDPTSTTFRWALFLVAGEPSDPSTYFAGFPKDKVSTFSCPDNITFDQAGNMWIATDGQDSSLRKNDGVFAVPTQGPERGYVRQFMSAPVGAEVCGPIFTPDNKNFFAGIQHPGEGGTLEKPVSTWPDGTNVPRPSVVAVRKLDGGIIGG